Part of the Fusarium musae strain F31 chromosome 3, whole genome shotgun sequence genome, GCGTCTCTTCCTGCGCAAGGAGCTCACTACTTCGGCTTTCGAGCCTATCTGGTTGGCGAAGGCGCAGAGCAGTTTAAGAAAATCAGGGAAGACCCCGTTGCCTCGCTCGCCTTGTCCTCTTTCCGCAAGTTCTTTGCCAACATGGCATTACGAGAACCGTGCCGCCCCAGACATGCGGTGGTTATTCTTGAGACTCTGAAGGATCGAAATGCATACAACACAtacctcaacaccatgatCGATCGCTGGATGGTAAAACAGGAGAGTCGGGCTACCATGGAACGTCTTATTCCTATTTACCAGAATTTTAGGCAACTGCCAAATGCGCAGCCTGCGATAACTGTCTTGCGTGGCATGTTCAAGATTTGCTTCCCAAAGAGGTCGGCCAGACTTGAAGAAATTAAAGACGACTGGATTCGTTACAAAGGCGGGCTCAACCAATGGGGATATGAAAAGTTTCTCAAATACTACGCAGAGAGGGGCGATGTGCGAGCCGTCAAAGAGTTATGGCCCAAGTACGTGGAAGAATTTCCAGAAGTGCTTCAGTCCCCCCGTGGATTCCGAAGCACAATAAACGTATATGCTCAGCTTGGAGATTTTGAGAATACAAAgaaagagatggagaagatggccgaTGAATACGGGGTTGAGCCGGACCTCGACTCTTGGAACACATATCTCAAGGCTCACCTGAGGACGACTGACTATGATACTGTCATGAAACTGTTTGATGACATCGCAGAAAAGCATGAGCCGGATGCGTACACCTATGCACacgccatggccatggctgctaAAAGGGGTGATTTGGAGACTACCCTGGAATTATTCACCAAATCACAGCAAGCTGAGGTGCCCATCTCTGTAGAAATGGGCCTATCTCTGGTGGTAGCATACTGCCAGAATGGTCTTCTTTCCGAGGCCGAGAGCCTTTGCATTGAGCTGACCCATCGTAAGCTCATATCCGAAGCTATTTGGAACCAGCTTATCAACTTCAACGGCGTCGAGGGGAATATCACCAAAGTTTATGAACTACTCAAGCGCATGAGAGAATTCGGCGTGGAATGGGATGATAACACATACACCTTTCTTCTCCAGGCGCTTATCCGAGTCAACCAAATCCATCCCGCCTATAATTTACTGAAGcgtggtgttgaggagaagctgttCCTTGTCACCCCTGCACATTTTGCTACCATTatggctgcagctgctcGCAATAAAGAGTACGAGCTTGTTGAAAGTCTTTTCCGTCGCATGCAACAGTCAGATTTGCCTGTTACCTTCAGTGCTTGGGTTGCTCTCGTCGCCGCTGCCGTAAAGAGGAAACCTGGTGTTAAGCGAACCCAGAATCTGGCCAAGGAATTTGTCACGTATTTTGAAAAGGCTGTTGCGGCAGCGAAAACGACAGAGGAGTCCATACCGGACGAGGAGATCGAAGCGACTGACGCTAGCAACCTTGAAAGACTTAGAGCGGAAACTAAGTTCCTCGGTCGAGCGATCACTCTACTTACCGAGCTTCGAGACTTTGGTTCCGTTGAAGAATTGATGGGTCTATTCGTTGAAATCTTCCCCCAGTTCAAGAACCAGCAGCTTCCTCCTGATATCATGGCCTCTTTGATACGCGCGCTTAACTACGATCAGAGATACAGTGAGGCCATTTCGCTGTGGGACAAGACATGGGAAAGTGCCTTCGCATCCAGCCGGAAACGCTCAGGTGGTGGCATTTTGACTGGTACCGAATACTCTCTGTCCCGCGCTGTGGACGCAGTGGCAACGACATTCAAGAAGGCGATCCAACCagagcttctcagcaagacCGTCGATAAGGTTACGGATGCTGGTTTCAAGCTGACCCGGCAAAACTGGGTACGCATTATCCGTGATCTTTCTGACATGGGCAGATTCGAGCGGGCCGCGTACTGGTGCGAGAAGATGCTCATGCCAGGGTGGCAAGGCTGGGCAACTCCTCGGCGCAATGCGCTCATGATGCTAAATACCCGTACCCTGAAACCACCCAACAGTCTCCTCTACCGTCTGCAGCACAAGTGGATAGAGATGCGTAAGATGGCAGCCTGGTCTCCGGACGTCTCTCGCGTGCTATCAACTTTTGAGGAGAAGTGCCCACGTCTGCACCATGCTTTTGTCACATCAGAGATTCAGTCGATGCCTACGGCATATCTCGTAAACGGTAAAGAGGTTTCGCCTGGTGAACTCGACAAAGTGCTTCAGAGTCTGTCTTACCATGCTCTACTGAAGGTCAAGGAGGCCCTGCTCCGAGAGTTGCAGAAGGAGACGAAGCGTGAGCAGAACCTTGGAGTGGCATCTGAGCCCCTGAGGGACATTGACAACAAGACATGGAAGGAAATGCTGCACAGCAGAGTTCGACGGTATGCCGCTTTATGGCATTCTCGACGCAATGCGAACTTTGAGCTAGACCAAGCACTCGATGTTCCCAATCCATCAGGCGACATCACAATCGAGGCAAAGGCAATGGGATCTGAGCAACCAGACGACCAGGTCGCCCGGGAACGCTTCAGCTACTGGAACGCGTTCTGGGATCGCTACGATCAGAGGGTTCACGGTGAGAAGCCGAGGCCCAAGATACCATACTCGCATGAAAATCATCATGGGGAAAAGACCTGGACACTCACAGCAGAGAACCGCAAGCAAATGGCTAAGAAGCGGGCAGAGCGGTTGAGGAGGCAGATGTTTGATGATTAATTATGTATAACAGATTTATGTGTATAAAACCAAAAGATTCTACCATTTTTGTATAACAATAGAAAATTCAAGCCATGATCAACATGTTATTTTCAAGCTTTAAGTACGATCAATTTCTTGCCAGCTCTTTCACAATAATTATGACAGAGTCGTATAGTGAGTGTGCAGAGATTCAATTGACTATCTAAACCTTCTATGGCAGATTTTGCCTGGTATCGAGATACACCAAACGCCTTGAAAGCAATATAACCCCTGACCAGGTCCCTTTGATCCAATCCAATGATCAGATGGGTGAGACGAAGAACGCCATCCAGGGCAATCGATACCCTCTATGATCCAATATACATACAGATATTTGGTTATAGTAAGACCCTTCAACGAGGGCGCTTTATGTACGGTAGGCATGCTTAAACATGCAATTACTTGATAACTTTTGTCTAAGGAGACATGTCACCCCGATTGGGTGTCTCTGGAGGCGATGAGTGCTTCACCCCCAGGGAACGCAAGCGCTGCGAAAGTAGACCTTCAGCACCACCAAGTGATCCAGACCTGTTGAGAGCGAAGGCATTGCCGCCGTACCCAGGTTCGCCTTTAGTGAGCTTCTCGTAGAGTGCATTTCCCGACGGTGAACCATTGGTTGAGTCCTTGGTCGAGGGACGACTGGCTTGAGATGAGCCAGGAGAACGCATGTCGTTGCCGAGGGCGGCAGTTGTGCTTGTGCTGTTACTAACATCGCTGCTTGTGCGAACGCGACCAGGAAGATAGAAAGGAATCGGGTCAAGTGGCATGGTGTTACCCGCTGCAGAGCTGCCAGTAGGAGAATTATTGACTCGAAACATGTTTTCCATGGCATCGAAAGCCTGAGACGAAGGGCCAGTGGAGACCCCTACGCTACGTCTGCGTAACGCCTTTTCAGCGGCTAGCATAGCTCCAGGGCCAGAATGTGTAGGTAGCGGAGGATGCATCAGACGAATGGGTTTGTAAGGGGTATAGCGAGGTTCTGGCCATGTCGTTTCGTTtctgagcttctccttgccgTCAGGCACGCGGTTCGCAAAGACAATGCGAATGCTCTTGTAAAGGTAATACCGTCCTTTGGCAGGGCAGCAAATATGCAAATGAGCGAGATATCTCAAGATAGGACGATCACTAGTGTTTGCTTCAGAAGCTGCGGGGGCGCTTTCAATGATAGGACCAGCCGAGTAGCTACGCTGCCTCACAAAAGTCTTATTACCTGGTTCCATACCTGTTAGGTCATAGGGAATCAGGAACAGCTTGACGGCAGTCTTGTTCGGATTCTTGACAATGATTTGGATCTGCCCCTTCTCCGGAATACGATAGCTTCCGCCTGGAGGGGCTTTCgcagagccagagccggACCTGCGGCTGGCTCGAGAATTTCTGCGTGAGATTTGTTCAGATCCTTGATTATCAAGACCGATATCCATCATGTCTTCGATGGGTTTCCTGTCTGCAAATCGGCTTTGTGCTTTCTTCTTTGCCCGATGTTCATCATCAGGGTTAGGAAGACCGTTCTCAAGGTCAATCTGACCGACATAGGGACTCGGCCCGTCGTCCGTATTGGATCGGCCATGAGAGGTGCTGCTGTAGCTGTAATACACAGCAGGAAATGAAAGAGTAACGTGTGGCGGGCACTTCAAACTGGACTTGCATTTCCCCTTGCCCAAGACGCCGATCTGAGCAACAAAGTCGAGTGGCTTAGAAGGGGTCGTAGACATGCGGCCACGAAGAATACTCTCTTCGTACGAACCAACCATAGATGCGTGCTGAAGTGGCGAAGATTCTGCGACTAGAGAGGACCTTCGTGGTCGAAGAAGAGCAGGCGTTGGTGGAGATGCACCGGCCTGCATGAAACTTGGAGTTGAAGTCAACGATCTTCGAGGTTGATGTGCCTGATATGGAAACGCTTCTCTTCGATATGAGGGCACACGCTGTGGGAGAGAATATCGCGGCGATGGAGACATCCAAggtgaggaagaagcagagtttGGCACGTAGCGACTATTCCCAGTATATCCAAATCCATCTCTCGGTAAAGACATGTCATGTTCTTCTGAACTCTGGGCCTGAACCAAAGGACTAGTAGGTGGCTTATATACAAAGCTCGACGAGAGAGATGAGGATAGAGGCGATGTAGTTGATCGGAAGCTCTCTGCACTCCCTGTAAATGGGATTCCCTTGTCGTGCTGGAACGGCGTATAGTGTCTCGGTGGTGAAGTAGCAATCCATGAAGTCTCTGCTGGTGCAGGATATCTACTCTTGGGAGCCGCACGATCCTTGGCTACTGCTTCCTCCTCGGTGAAGTTGCCGCTGTGTAGGGCCGATCTCGGTCGCTCGATGCTGAGGCCATCGCGTAATCTGTTGTCGAAATCGGGTTGGGAGTCGTTCTTTTCGGGTGTGATTTGGGCAGGCGCAAGTAGTGAAGGCTCGGATGGCGATTGAGGTCGCTTTGTCTCGGGAGGAGGAGCGTGATGCTGAATAATAGAGTCAAACTGTGGGAGACTGTTAGAATCTGGATGCTACAGCAAAGAAACGGAAGAACGCACATGACGGTTTGGGATCCAGTTCGGAGACTGAGCTCTCTTTAGCCTCTCGATTAGAGAAGCTCGATCCGATATCGCATTCTCAGCACATTCGGTTCTCTCGGGACTGTTGGTGTTTGATTGTGGTGGACTCTCAAAGATAGGCCCTTCGCAAAGTTCGGTACGAATACTCTCCTCCGAAAGACGTCTAAGCCCCGGAGCTGGGGGTGGTACTTCGACTTGAAtaggtgctgctgctgctgctgctgctggtggctCGATAGATTCGTGATTGTCTAAATCGGCTTGAAAGATAGGCATGACGGCGATGTTGAATAGCTGTAACAGCAGCCGTGCAGTTTCTTAGTATAATCCGTCATGAATAAAGAAAGACGAAAGAGCCGAGAAGTGGTGTTATTACTCTGTAGAGGTGGCGGGTGATTCGATGCAGGGGTTTTGGAGTTGCTGATATTGCCATTCAACGGGCGTGGCTAAGGTAGAGAAAGGGTCTGATTAATGAGCCGAGAGATGTGGATAATGATATATCATGCGACAA contains:
- a CDS encoding hypothetical protein (EggNog:ENOG41), with protein sequence MPIFQADLDNHESIEPPAAAAAAAPIQVEVPPPAPGLRRLSEESIRTELCEGPIFESPPQSNTNSPERTECAENAISDRASLIERLKRAQSPNWIPNRHFDSIIQHHAPPPETKRPQSPSEPSLLAPAQITPEKNDSQPDFDNRLRDGLSIERPRSALHSGNFTEEEAVAKDRAAPKSRYPAPAETSWIATSPPRHYTPFQHDKGIPFTGSAESFRSTTSPLSSSLSSSFVYKPPTSPLVQAQSSEEHDMSLPRDGFGYTGNSRYVPNSASSSPWMSPSPRYSLPQRVPSYRREAFPYQAHQPRRSLTSTPSFMQAGASPPTPALLRPRRSSLVAESSPLQHASMVGSYEESILRGRMSTTPSKPLDFVAQIGVLGKGKCKSSLKCPPHVTLSFPAVYYSYSSTSHGRSNTDDGPSPYVGQIDLENGLPNPDDEHRAKKKAQSRFADRKPIEDMMDIGLDNQGSEQISRRNSRASRRSGSGSAKAPPGGSYRIPEKGQIQIIVKNPNKTAVKLFLIPYDLTGMEPGNKTFVRQRSYSAGPIIESAPAASEANTSDRPILRYLAHLHICCPAKGRYYLYKSIRIVFANRVPDGKEKLRNETTWPEPRYTPYKPIRLMHPPLPTHSGPGAMLAAEKALRRRSVGVSTGPSSQAFDAMENMFRVNNSPTGSSAAGNTMPLDPIPFYLPGRVRTSSDVSNSTSTTAALGNDMRSPGSSQASRPSTKDSTNGSPSGNALYEKLTKGEPGYGGNAFALNRSGSLGGAEGLLSQRLRSLGVKHSSPPETPNRGDMSP